A portion of the Algimonas porphyrae genome contains these proteins:
- the tuf gene encoding elongation factor Tu, with translation MAKEKFERNKPHANIGTIGHVDHGKTTLTAAITKYFGDFKAYDQIDGAPEEKARGITISTAHVEYETDNRHYAHVDCPGHADYVKNMITGAAQMDGAILVVNAADGPMPQTREHILLARQVGVPALVVYMNKVDQVDDEELLELVEMEIRELLSSYEFPGDDIPVIAGSALAAMEGRDPEIGEESIKKLMAAVDEYIPQPERAVDQPFLMPIEDVFSISGRGTVVTGRVERGVINVGDEIEIVGIRDTSKTTCTGVEMFRKLLDRGEAGDNIGALLRGIDREGVERGQVLCKPGSVTPHKKFEAEAYILTKDEGGRHTPFFNNYRPQFYFRTTDVTGVVTLKSGTEMVMPGDNVNVDVELIVPIAMEEKLRFAIREGGRTVGAGVVSKITE, from the coding sequence ATGGCGAAGGAAAAGTTCGAGCGTAACAAGCCGCACGCGAACATTGGCACGATTGGTCACGTTGACCATGGCAAGACGACGCTGACGGCGGCGATCACGAAGTATTTTGGTGACTTCAAGGCGTATGACCAGATTGATGGCGCGCCGGAAGAGAAGGCCCGCGGGATCACGATTTCGACCGCTCACGTGGAATATGAGACGGACAACCGTCACTATGCTCACGTCGACTGTCCGGGTCACGCCGACTACGTCAAGAACATGATTACGGGTGCGGCGCAGATGGACGGCGCGATCCTGGTGGTGAACGCGGCTGACGGCCCGATGCCACAGACGCGCGAGCACATCCTGCTGGCCCGTCAGGTCGGTGTTCCGGCGCTGGTCGTCTATATGAACAAGGTTGACCAGGTCGACGATGAGGAGCTGCTGGAGCTGGTCGAGATGGAAATCCGCGAGCTGCTCTCATCTTATGAGTTCCCGGGCGACGACATTCCCGTCATTGCCGGTTCGGCGCTCGCCGCCATGGAAGGCCGCGATCCTGAGATCGGTGAAGAGTCGATCAAGAAGCTGATGGCTGCCGTCGACGAGTATATCCCGCAGCCTGAGCGCGCGGTCGACCAGCCTTTCCTGATGCCGATCGAGGACGTGTTCTCGATCTCGGGTCGGGGAACGGTTGTGACCGGTCGTGTCGAGCGCGGCGTGATCAATGTCGGTGACGAGATCGAGATCGTCGGTATCCGCGACACGTCCAAGACGACCTGTACCGGTGTCGAGATGTTCCGCAAGCTGCTGGACCGCGGCGAAGCCGGTGACAATATCGGCGCGCTGCTGCGCGGCATCGACCGCGAAGGCGTCGAGCGCGGCCAGGTTCTCTGCAAGCCGGGTTCCGTGACACCGCACAAGAAGTTCGAGGCCGAAGCCTACATCCTGACCAAGGATGAGGGCGGTCGCCACACGCCGTTCTTCAACAATTACCGTCCGCAGTTCTACTTCCGGACGACGGATGTGACCGGTGTCGTGACCCTGAAGTCGGGCACGGAGATGGTCATGCCGGGCGACAATGTGAACGTCGATGTCGAACTGATCGTGCCGATCGCGATGGAAGAGAAGCTGCGCTTCGCCATCCGCGAAGGCGGCCGCACAGTCGGCGCAGGCGTCGTGTCCAAAATCACGGAGTAG
- the fusA gene encoding elongation factor G: MAREYELKDYRNFGIMAHIDAGKTTCTERILYYTGKNHKIAEVHDGAATMDWMEQEQERGITITSAATTCFWAGKRLNIIDTPGHVDFTIEVERSLRVLDGAVALLDANAGVEPQTETVWRQADKYNVPRMIFINKMDKIGASFYNSVQSVKDRLGGNALEMQLPIGAEDQFKGVVDLVKNVAYIWEAEADLGATYETVDVPDDMKDKVEEYRTALIEAVAEMDDAVMEKYFEGEMPDVETIQRLVRAATIANKVVPVFCGTAFKNKGVQPLLDAVVAYLPSPLDIPAIKGIDAKTGEETTRPASDDEPLSMLAFKIMNDKFVGTLTFCRIYSGKLETGTTLLNSVKENKERVGRMMMMHSNDREDIQEAYAGDIIAVAGLKRTTTGDTLCSQSDPVILERMEFPDPVIEIAVEPKSKADQEKLGIGLQRLAAEDPSFRVSTDDESGQTIMAGMGELHLDILVDRLKREFGVEANIGQPQVAYREALAHAVDIDYTHKKQSGGSGQFGRVKIKFEPLEPGEGIVFENSVVGGNVPKEYIPGVEKGIRTMAETGLLAGFPVIDFKAELYDGAYHDVDSSVMAFEIAARAAFREIKQEGKLKLLEPIMKVEVVTPDEYMGDVIGDLNSRRGMIEGTEMRGNANVINAMVPLANMFGYVNDLRSKSQGRAQFTMVFDHYAATPQAVMDEVISKQGGA, from the coding sequence ATGGCACGCGAATACGAACTCAAGGATTACCGCAACTTCGGCATCATGGCCCATATCGATGCGGGTAAGACGACCTGCACCGAGCGGATCCTTTACTATACCGGCAAGAACCACAAGATCGCCGAAGTGCATGACGGCGCGGCGACCATGGACTGGATGGAGCAGGAGCAGGAACGCGGGATCACGATCACGTCGGCTGCGACGACCTGTTTCTGGGCCGGCAAGCGCCTGAACATCATTGATACGCCCGGACACGTGGACTTCACCATCGAAGTCGAACGCTCGCTTCGCGTGCTCGACGGTGCCGTCGCGCTGCTCGATGCCAATGCCGGTGTGGAGCCACAGACCGAGACGGTCTGGCGTCAGGCTGACAAGTATAATGTCCCGCGCATGATCTTCATCAACAAGATGGATAAGATCGGTGCCAGCTTCTACAACTCCGTGCAGTCCGTGAAGGATCGCCTGGGCGGCAACGCGCTGGAAATGCAGCTGCCGATCGGTGCCGAGGATCAGTTCAAGGGTGTTGTCGATCTGGTCAAGAACGTCGCCTATATCTGGGAAGCCGAAGCCGATCTGGGCGCGACCTATGAAACGGTCGACGTGCCGGACGACATGAAGGACAAGGTCGAGGAATATCGCACCGCCCTGATCGAAGCCGTCGCCGAAATGGACGATGCGGTCATGGAAAAATACTTTGAAGGCGAAATGCCCGACGTCGAGACCATTCAGCGTCTCGTCCGTGCCGCTACCATCGCCAACAAGGTCGTTCCGGTCTTCTGTGGCACGGCGTTCAAGAATAAGGGTGTTCAGCCGCTGCTCGACGCCGTTGTCGCCTATCTGCCAAGCCCGCTCGACATTCCGGCGATCAAGGGCATCGATGCCAAGACGGGTGAAGAGACCACACGTCCGGCGTCCGATGATGAGCCGCTCTCCATGCTGGCCTTCAAGATCATGAACGACAAGTTCGTCGGAACGCTGACCTTCTGCCGTATCTATTCCGGCAAGCTGGAAACCGGCACGACGCTGCTCAACTCCGTCAAGGAGAATAAGGAGCGTGTCGGTCGTATGATGATGATGCACTCCAATGATCGCGAAGACATTCAGGAAGCCTATGCGGGCGACATCATCGCCGTGGCTGGTCTGAAGCGCACCACGACGGGTGACACGCTCTGTTCGCAGAGCGATCCGGTCATTCTGGAACGGATGGAATTCCCCGATCCCGTGATCGAGATTGCGGTCGAGCCGAAATCCAAGGCCGACCAGGAAAAGCTCGGCATCGGCCTGCAGCGACTGGCGGCCGAGGATCCGTCCTTCCGCGTCAGCACGGATGATGAATCCGGTCAGACCATCATGGCGGGTATGGGCGAACTGCATCTCGACATTCTGGTCGATCGCCTGAAGCGCGAATTCGGCGTCGAAGCCAATATCGGTCAGCCGCAAGTGGCTTACCGCGAAGCGCTCGCCCATGCTGTCGATATTGACTACACCCACAAGAAGCAGTCGGGTGGTTCGGGTCAGTTCGGTCGCGTCAAGATCAAGTTCGAGCCGCTGGAGCCGGGCGAAGGTATCGTCTTCGAGAATTCGGTCGTCGGCGGTAACGTGCCCAAGGAGTATATCCCGGGTGTCGAAAAAGGTATCCGCACCATGGCCGAAACCGGCCTGCTGGCGGGTTTCCCGGTCATCGACTTCAAGGCCGAGCTCTATGACGGCGCGTATCACGACGTCGACTCGTCCGTCATGGCATTCGAGATCGCGGCCCGCGCCGCCTTCCGTGAGATCAAGCAGGAAGGTAAGCTGAAGCTGCTGGAACCGATCATGAAGGTCGAAGTGGTCACGCCCGACGAATATATGGGCGACGTGATTGGCGATCTGAACTCTCGCCGGGGCATGATCGAAGGCACGGAAATGCGCGGCAATGCGAACGTCATCAATGCGATGGTGCCGCTGGCCAACATGTTCGGCTACGTCAACGATCTGCGTTCCAAGTCACAGGGCCGGGCGCAGTTCACAATGGTCTTCGATCACTACGCCGCGACACCGCAGGCCGTCATGGACGAAGTCATCTCCAAGCAGGGCGGCGCGTAA
- the rpsL gene encoding 30S ribosomal protein S12, translating to MPTIQQLIRKPRKDKRKRNKVPALEACPQKRGVCTRVYTTTPKKPNSALRKVAKVRLTNGFEVLSYIPGEGHNLQEHSVVLIRGGRVKDLPGVRYHVLRGVLDTQGVKDRRQRRSKYGAKRPK from the coding sequence ATGCCAACAATTCAACAGCTCATCCGCAAGCCGCGGAAAGACAAGCGCAAGCGGAACAAGGTTCCCGCGCTGGAAGCCTGCCCGCAAAAGCGTGGCGTCTGTACGCGCGTCTACACAACGACGCCGAAAAAGCCGAACTCGGCCCTGCGGAAAGTCGCCAAGGTGCGCCTGACCAACGGTTTCGAAGTGCTCTCCTATATTCCGGGTGAGGGCCACAATCTGCAGGAACACTCCGTCGTTCTGATCCGCGGCGGTCGCGTGAAAGACTTGCCGGGTGTGCGTTACCACGTGCTGCGTGGTGTTCTGGATACACAAGGCGTGAAAGACCGCCGTCAGCGTCGTTCGAAATACGGCGCCAAGCGTCCGAAGTAA
- the rpsG gene encoding 30S ribosomal protein S7 — MSRRHRAEKREVLPDAKYGDIVLTKFMNAIMLDGKKSTAENIVYGALDIVEDKAKTEPMRVFHDALENIKPAVEVRSRRVGGATYQVPVEVRVERRQALAIRWLVSASRNRNENTMRERLAGELLDASNNRGTAVKKREDTHRMAEANRAFSHYRW; from the coding sequence ATGTCCCGTCGTCACCGCGCCGAAAAACGCGAAGTCCTGCCCGACGCCAAATATGGCGATATCGTGCTGACCAAATTCATGAATGCCATCATGCTCGATGGCAAGAAATCCACTGCCGAGAACATCGTCTACGGTGCGCTCGACATTGTCGAAGACAAGGCCAAGACAGAGCCGATGCGCGTTTTCCATGACGCGCTCGAGAACATCAAGCCGGCCGTCGAAGTCCGCTCCCGCCGGGTCGGCGGCGCGACCTATCAGGTCCCTGTCGAAGTCCGCGTTGAACGGCGTCAGGCGCTGGCCATTCGCTGGCTCGTCTCTGCGTCGCGTAACCGCAATGAGAACACGATGCGTGAACGTCTCGCCGGCGAATTGCTGGATGCGTCGAACAATCGCGGCACCGCCGTGAAAAAGCGCGAAGACACGCACCGGATGGCGGAAGCCAACCGCGCATTCTCGCACTATCGCTGGTAA
- a CDS encoding HigA family addiction module antitoxin, which translates to MRMHNAARPGEMVKNTIEALEVTVTDAAKHVGVSRQTLNNLINQESSCVSPEMALRLEAVFGGAADNWLRMQAVYDAIHVRRRVHNITRDLKPLGTA; encoded by the coding sequence ATGCGGATGCACAATGCCGCCCGACCCGGAGAGATGGTCAAGAACACGATTGAGGCGCTGGAAGTCACTGTGACGGATGCGGCCAAGCATGTTGGCGTTTCCCGCCAGACCCTCAACAACCTTATCAATCAGGAGAGCAGTTGCGTCTCTCCTGAAATGGCGCTGCGCTTAGAGGCCGTCTTTGGAGGCGCGGCGGATAACTGGCTACGGATGCAGGCTGTCTATGATGCAATTCATGTCAGACGTAGAGTGCATAATATCACTAGGGACTTGAAGCCACTCGGCACTGCATAA